The DNA segment GAACCGGAAGAGCAGCGCCTTCCAGAAGCTACCTCGCAGGGGCCAGCAAGAGCAAGGAACCGGCGTCCTTCTGGGAAACTCGCCCGGTCTGCGCCGTAGCCGCAGCACTCAGGTTCCGCGTGCGCGCCAGGCCGGGACCTATATATGGGAGGCGCGACCTATGTCGACTCGCTAGGCCGCTTCTTTCAGCCCTCGTTCAAAGTTGTTAgatagctcaaaaaaaaaaaaaagtgctttaaatatattttctttagccTAGGTAATTTCCCTCAATTCTTCACTAAGTGTTAAGTTTCATTCTcccaatccattttttttttggaaggcgtctcgctctgtcgcccaggctggagtgcagtggcgcgatctcggctcactgcaacctccgtctcccgggttcaagcgattctcctgcctcagcttcccgagaagctgggactacaggcgcccgccaccacgcctggctaattttttgtatttatagtagtgacggggtttcaccttagccaggatggtctcaatctcctgacctcgtgatcctcccgcctcggcctcccaaagtgctggaattacaggtgtgagccaccacgcccggcctctcccAATCCATTTGCTTTTCTGAAGGTTCTTTAAATTAATTTGGTCGCTGCTGtgtgatatttttttcttaatttaaccATTTGCTCTGCCATGTGCATGTTTCACTTTCCAGTTCTCCCCTGCCACAGAAAGCTAAAATCCCCCAATGTATGCTTTAAATTTCACTCCCGCCAGTTTTTCCTCCCCGCTCCCACCGCCCCGCGCCCTGCTCCCACCCGGAATCCTCAAACTCTCCCTTTCCTCAAGCACCGTCTCAGTCTGTTAATACGTTCACCTGGGCTTCCTGTTCCACCTCTCCCACCgaagttttcttcctttcctaacAGCAAACTTTCAGAAAGAACCAAATACTTGATATGGTTACTACACATTGTTGCCCATTtactatataataaatacataggcCATCTACTGTTTTATACATATTAcatacatatctcaaaataatccttCCTTCTAATTGGATGTTATTCCTAACGCTATTGTCTCTATCTaataagtagcagagccaggatttgaatcctgaTTTCTGACTCCAGGTCCTATGCTTGAAACTATAATATACTGCCTCCTCTGAATGGTATGGTTTTTCAACTTCTACACACTCCTGTGATTTATATTTTCCCTTGTATTATAATTATCTATTTGTCCAATTCTAGAGACACTAGCTGTAAACATCTTGGCAACAGCCCTAACTGATGCATCATTGTAAACCCTACTGTATGGCCTAATAATTTGTGCTGAAAACACATTTGTGAATTATATTGGATGGAATTGAAAGTGCCTTTGGAACCTTGGGCAAGGGAGCTGGAGTAGGGGAATGAAGCTCAATATGAAGCTAAGGTTAAAGACAAGTTACAGGGAGAGTATCACCTAGCCATCTTTATGACAATCCTGGTGAGATAAACAGCAAAAGAATGGGAGAATGAGGGGCCAGGACCTGCAAGGGCAGGACTgccaagtgagaaaaaaaaaaaaaatatctcgcAGCTAGAAGTCTTCCCCTTTCTCATGAGGAAGGATCCTCAGAGTCCTACCTGGGTATAAAATACAGAAGGTGAGCAGGGTAGACTGTGTTAAAGTAATCCACTTAAGCCACTTATAGGGAAATTCTCCCCCAAGTTTTTCCAGACAGTGGAGGAACTGTGTCTAAGAGGAATTTAGGAATCTTCAGTCCTAACTCACctaggggaaaagaaaagaaatcaagtgAGAAGGATGGTTACCTGTAAGGAGAATACTCTCCTAAGACCCAAATGACTTAGACTATCTTGTCTTATTGTTGGCTATCTGGAATATGGGAATAACAATTCTGGAGATATAGATTCATGTTATGAAGAACAGGAAGCAGTGAACAAGGGGTAGGagggtagttttttgtttgttttgtgtgtgtgttttgttttttgggggttttttgggGGCTATGGAACACCTTAATGACATGAAAGTTATTTTAGAGGTCAGACTGTTGCAACATACCTTGAAATTTcaatctttctgtttttctttcccccACTTCTTTGGAAGAGATTTGTCACCTGATGAGTCAGAGGTATCCACATTACCTTGAGATGAAGTGGAATGGTTGCGgccataataaaaatacattcagGCTTGTTTggaaaatcaaaatggaaagtCTGAAGGAAGCAAAACATTGAATTTTTACCACAATCATATAATTAAAAGCATGCATTCTTTCTTCTTGCCAGGGAAAAGAGCCAGGATGGGCTGTGACCCTATGTGGGAGACTATTTTTCCATGGCCTTTTCATTGTTCTGAAAAAGCTTGTGATAGCTTTGTTCTAGGCTAGCTTTTCAAGGCTGTTTTCAAATCAAACAGCCTTGAATGGTGGAGCTATTGTCTCCTTCTGGGGCAGGGAGCAAATTTGTTTTCCAAACAGTATAATAAATGTTTCCCTCTGGGCAGAGTTTGGGCGTGTTTGCTAGCAGTCCCATTAGAAGAGTGGGGATTTCCTAAGTTTGGAGTTCCTCAGCTTTGGCACAAACCCACTTGTGCACTGCATACCCCTGGACCCACATTCACATGGCCCCATTGATGCTTGGGGAGTaaggaaaatgtaaatgtaaaaaaacGTGAATGTAAAACTCATGTCGCTACCTGCCATGTCATCAGTAAGAATGTCAGTTGTCTCAGACATAAGGTGTCTCATGTATCTGCCAAGTTTTATAGAAGTGTAGAAAACTAGTGTGTAGCTTACAAGTAGGATAAAAGCTCACACTCTTAACAGTTCTTGGCCACCCTAGATCTGGGACAGAGGACAATAAGCCAAGTGCTGGGGAATGGGGTACTCACTGAAGAGGAGCAGAGGCTCCTCTCAGTGTTGAGAGATTGCCAAGGACCTATATAGAGAAGTACGAGAGACTCCTCCAGAGCCTAAAACACCTGCAGAACATTTATTTGCATTGGAGCAAACACTACATACACTTCATCTATGTTCTGGCATTAGTTCTCATCCAAGAGCAAAATCATTTCACTAGTGAATTTTAGAAATGTGTGTAGGGaggttttgggggttttgtttgtttgagacggagtcttgctctgtcgccaagctggagtgtggtggcatgatctaggctcaccacaacctccgcctccggggttcaagtgattctcctgcctcagcctcccaagtagctgggactacaggcgcgagccaccacgcccggctcatttttgtatttttacaggagacagggtttcaccattttggccaggctggtctcaaactcctgacctcaggtgatccgcccacctcagcctcccaaagtgctgggattacaggcgtgagccaccacgcccggcccccggGAGGTTTTGATTGTCGAAATGATAGggcaggcctggcgcggtggctcacgccggtaatgacagcactttggaggccgaggtgggcagatcacgaggtcaagggatcaagggcgacagagcgagactccgtctcagaaaaaaaatttccagctGAAGGATGAATGCTCCTGCCCCAAAACTTTGCAAGCTCATAGCTAGATGTCCTATGTGGATGCCCTTCCTTTTcaaagccactgcactgcactccaacctggtgccaccgcactccagcctggtgacagagcgagactccgtctcaaaaaataaaaaaaaataaatagggcaGAGATGGGGGATCTACTAACATAGAGTATTTGGGGACCAAGTGTACTAAATGATCACGCACAGTGATAATTTGGCTTCCCCCAACTGCCAATAGCACTACCATTAAGAAACTCTAGTCAGTGTGAGGTATGGGCTTCCATCCATAAAAATGTTccagctgggctgggcacagcggctcatgcctgtaatcccagcactttaggaggccgaggtgggcagatcacaaggtcaggagtttgagaccagcccgaccagcatggtgaaaccctgtctctactaaaaatacaaaaattagccaggcgtggtggcaggcgcctgtaatcccagctactagggaggctgaggcatgagaatcgcttgaacccaggaggcagaggttgcagtgaacctagattgtgccactacactccagcctgggtgacagagtgagtctccgtctcaaaacaaaacaaaaaataataataatccagcTGAAGGATGAATGCCCGTGCCCCAAAACTTTGCAAGCTCATAGCTAAATGCCCCATGTGGACACCCTTCCTTTTCAATGCCCTGAAACTGATGAGCATTCCCTTTGTGGAGGTCTTAACACCCAGAGCAGGGATAGTAGTAAGAAAGGGAAAACCAGCCACTAGTACTTGGAACTCGACAGAGGTGAAAAACTCCCTACCACTCTACCATTTATATGAATAAGCTATGCTTTTCTGAAGAATAGCTCATCAAGAATTACTTACATTTTttaagtggcaagagaaaaagttTTGACATTAACTAAAAGCAGCTTCCATTACTGTGTGAAGACTGGATGAATAGCACGTGTTTATTTCAATTCAACAAGTATCTATTGAACACTTGCTCCATGCTAGGCATTGTACTAGGTGCTGGGGAAATAAAGGTGAATTAGATATGGTCTCTGCTCACAAAGACCTGACGACTCTTCAGGGGAAACAGACACATATATGACTAATTACAATAGAACATCTtaaaccagacacaaaatctGTTCTtgcacaaatattttattcttcatatGCAATATCAATAATCGACCAAAAAAagtcacattaaaatattttgaaatgcacaGACTAACGTTAGAACAATGTTGCATTTTAGTGCAACATTCCTTTTGCAGGAATCACAGAGAAGATCATGCAGCTATCTATAAAGATACAGGAAAAGCAGCTATTCCAAATGTGAATATGGGAATCAGAATAACAGCGTGAGCTTAAGTAAGGAGGCAGGGGCTGGTTAGAGAGGATATCACCTGTTTCTACTTTTCCTTCCTGAGGAGGCTGTGTATGAGAGCAAGGGCTGGGGCATTGCTAGAATATTTGATGTGGCACAATGTCCACCTCTGAATACTCTGGCAAAGAGCATCTTCGGAGGCGTTGACAACTTCTAGAATCcgatgtttgttgttgtttgcttccATTTTAACTTAATTGTGGCTGTTTATCACTTGCCCTCATTTCTTATGAAACTAAAACTGTGAAGTCTTTTAGTAGTGTATGCTGAACATGGGAATCCATCTTCTTTTTAGGAAAGGAAGACAAATTTTAAACCCAACCCCCTATCACATATAATGAATTTTACTATACTAAAAGTGAGCATGTccgtttaaaaaaatatattggttgataaaagataataaatataaaagacaagttttaaaaagaagcttAAAGAAACATCTAATTTAGATTATAATCTTTTTTCAGTTTGTGATGTTTTTGTAACTCCTACAAATACATGCAGTGCTCTACATCAATATTTATGgttatacaggaaaaaaaaactccattaatATGCATAGAAATCATAGTTCCAGcgatttatatgtaaatatggaAATGTGGAATAAAATCAttacaaactgaaaaataaaagtgaggGGGAAAGAAACTCCACGAAAGTTTAGCTGTGACAATGGTTGAATTTTTCTAATGAGAAGCTTCATCTGTAGTTTTAAAATAGCCAGACACCTGAAAGAACAAGACAATGTTATAAGTAAATAGAAACTGAAGACTACACAATCAACACAAAGACCCCCAAATcaacatattttaatgaaaactctttttgtcttcattttctcaCCAGAGATGTAAGGAACACAGAGGTCATAATTATGAAATATACTCCAAATcagaagctttgtttttttttcataaaggTAAATAATTCCTGTTCTTTTACGATACCACCAACTGGGTACTTTATCAGTTTCCTGCCCTTAAATATTACCTCATTCCATGCTCACATGAAagtatttatttgatattttctatGATGCTTTCTGTAAGGTAGAAACTAGTATCTgcaatttacagatgaagaagctgaggcttacAAGCAATTTATCTGCCTTTTACTAAGAGAGGTAGTATGGTATTAATAACTATTCTCTGATACCCTGAGGCCTAAGTGTAAATAATAGTCAAGAGAAAACTTCATTAACATCTTactatttcttctattttattttctcattttagaaCAATATCCAAGGGCATATTCCACATGGTAAGTTATACATTCTTTTTAGAATAGCAATCATTATTTTTGATCATCACATTTAAAAGAACTAATAATGAAAACCCTTTCACAAACACTGTGAAGCACAAGGCATGCTTCCTCAGAATTTCAAAATTACACTTGTGGGAGAATGGGAAAAGATTTTGATTATGATTCCATTCCCTTTATTATTCAGCTAAACAAAAAGCTAATGGATTGAAATCATAATGTATTTGCTTGGAATGCACcatacttgttcttttttttttttttttttttttgagaccgagtctcgctctgtcgcccaggctggagtgcagtggcatgctctcagctcactgcaagctccacctcccaggttcactccattctcctgcctcagcctcccaagtagctgggactacaggcgctggccacctTGCCCGTctaattctttgcatttttagtagagacagggtttcaccgtgttagccaggatggtctcgatttcctgacctcgtgatcctcccgccttggcctcccaaagtgttgggattacagttgtgagccaccgcgcccagccaatcatACTTGTTCTTTTTAAATGGTAGGTGTTGGTTTGATAGGAATGCTAAGTAATAAGAGTAATgaaattcgctgggcgtggtggctcatgcctgtaatcccagcactttgggaggctgaggtgggtggatcacaaggtcaggagtttgagaccagcctggccaatatggtgaaacctcatctctactaaaaaaaaatacaaaaattatctgagtgtggtggcagacacctgtaatcccagttactcaggaggctgaggcaggagaatcctttgaactcagtaggtggaggttgcagtgagccaagatcgcaccattgcactccagcctgggcgacagagtgagactctacctcaacaacaacaaaaaaagtaatgaaattcaaatcttaataaatttttaatttttttcctatgagAAAAATGCCATCCTTACTAATAGTCAACCTTTTCTTCCTATAGGTGAGGAAGTTCAAGCTCAAATATATGCATAATACTTTATCCCCCAAAGAACCatacttttaacttttaattcCCATCTAATCCAACAACTCAATTTGACATATTTCTTTATGTAGATTTTCCACATAACTTAGCTATATCACTTGGTCTGGAAAAAGATACAGGTAAGAGTGTGGCCATGTTATTAATTTAATAATCCTATTAAGAgataattctattattttaatatgtctCTGCCTGGATAActatgcttaaaaaataaaaactgtcatttctttttaaaacaagacTGTAAAATACCTGAACCAAATCCAAATACTTAACAGTGATGAGTACAAGCAGAACTGAGCACTTATTTCtatgatgaaataaaattattttttcaaataaatactttCAAAATATCTACTTTATGGCTGACTTGTATGTTTGGACAGATCCAGAATAAAGAGCCAACTTTTACCTGAGCTCAGAAGAAACTTTTCAGCCTTTGAGATAATTGTGAAAGGAGTTTTTCTGCTCTTCATAATCTGCAGATGCGGAAGCAATAAGTTCTGACTGGAAAGAGAGAGGTCTAAGATTTTCATTTGTGGGGAAAGGATTTGGAAATGTTCCAAGATCAAGACCTCTGCCCTTAAAATATGCCTGAAGGCTTCTGAAAaactaaagagagaaagaaaatggtcaATGCCAGATATAAATTAAACACCAAAaataaaggtgatttttttttccctctatttttcCCCTGAATTGACGTTAAGGCTAATCTAAGAGGCAAGAGGTTGGAAATCAAAATCCAGAAATACAAGTACATGCTTCAGCtacttctcctcccctcctctgtaCCTTCTTTCTGACATTTCAACCCTAACCGAAATAATTCACCATTCTTAGTGAAAACTGAAGGAAGACTATGGAACAGCACCACAGTGGGAAGATTCATTGTGAACTATCTCTGAATACTAAGGCCAAAGGTGAAAATGAACTCCATAATAAGCAGCTCAATATCTCCTCTTCCTTAATATGAGATCTCTGTCGCTGCCTTCTGCAATAGTTTCTTTTCAGATTTCCATTAGGAAATGAACACAGAAGATGTGCAAAGTGCTACTTGCTTTGATGCAGGACAGGCAAACCCCCAAACTGGCGCTTAGCCCAGGAGGGTTCTTAGGTTTGCCCAGAAAAGAATTTAAGGACAGGCTGGTTGTGGTAACAATCTTTTATTGAAAGGTACTGCTCCTGCCAGAACAAGGCTAACTCACAGGTAGTGCGCCCAGAGCTGACAACATATGGGCTCTTATCAACTGTGCTTTTATccacttttgaatatataccaatTAAGGGATGGGTTAATGCAAATAGAAGGGAGTTATTTAAGCTTTCTAGGAAAGAGATGGTAACTtttgggtcattgccatggaaaggagtGGTAGCTTCCAGGTAAttgccatgacatttgtaaactgtcatggcactgagGGGAGTATCATATCCTAAGAGCAATGAGAGCAGGTCGGGACCACTTTTGTCGCCATCTGCTGGTTTCACCCAGtgttttcactttatcctgtctgGACCAGATCCTGTTTTGGTCAGCAGCTGTGACCAGAAAACAAATCCTGCTGGTCTCTTATCTCAGTTTATTTTAATCCTATGTTGTTATATTTCACATCATTCACTTTAGAAAaaccatatttcaaaatagtcatGTCAGCATGTTTATTGtatttggcattttttaaaaagagaatgtttACTGATCTTTtgaattctattttatagataactATATGTTGAAGATATGTCCAGTAAATTGATACCCATGCGGGGTCAACTTTCAATTTTTGCAATTGAGCTTGGCAATTGCTAGTTATATGATAACTTGTTTTATCATCAGTTCAATTTAAGCTATGCATGAGCAATTCCCTGTTACACTCTTGATTTTTTATATGTATTAGAAATCAAGGCTACAAAGTCAATGTGTATATAAGATCAGTTACAAATGAATTGTACTATGTGTGTATAAGattgtttataaatataaatttgtttCTCTTTACAGAAACAAATGTAAACTCTCCAGAGAAACAATAGGTTGCCAACCACTAGGGTAGTAAAACTCTGGTCCAATCCTGTTGGAGAATTTTCTCAACCCTTGGTAGCCCCCCTTCCACTATGTTCTGGAAAACAGAATGCTGTGCATAAATCCAAAGAGGCATTAGTTCTATCCTGAAACCCATGCCCCAGGTGTGTTCTTACCAGATCTCTGTTTCTGGGGTTGTTGAGTGGCTTCCATTTGTCCTCATTTCTTAGTGTGGCTCCATTCACATGCCCAAGCAGCACCAGGGCAACACATAATAGCAGGAGAGGTGCTCTGGTCATGGTGGAGTGAAGCTGAGTGAAACAGGGGATGGGGGAGCTGTCAATGATCATTGAAAGAGATAgtcagggaagagagagagagagaggaaacatCTGTAAAGGCAGACAAGGAAGGAGAAATAGCATACTGGTTTATCTAAGTTTTACAGCCATCTTTTTTCCAGATTGACTTCTAAATGAGGACCCCAAAATCCAACTGATTAGCTTAAAGTAGCCCATGATAATGAGAATGTTATACAGTGATAAGCAAAACAATTATGGAACATAACATAGAAAGTCTGAATATGCCTTTTTCATCTTTGGAAAAAAAGTACTTTGTTGTCTCC comes from the Symphalangus syndactylus isolate Jambi chromosome 8, NHGRI_mSymSyn1-v2.1_pri, whole genome shotgun sequence genome and includes:
- the C8H2orf66 gene encoding uncharacterized protein C2orf66 homolog isoform X2, which produces MLHSTMTRAPLLLLCVALVLLGHVNGATLRNEDKWKPLNNPRNRDLFFRSLQAYFKGRGLDLGTFPNPFPTNENLRPLSFQSELIASASADYEEQKNSFHNYLKG
- the C8H2orf66 gene encoding uncharacterized protein C2orf66 homolog isoform X1; protein product: MIIDSSPIPCFTQLHSTMTRAPLLLLCVALVLLGHVNGATLRNEDKWKPLNNPRNRDLFFRSLQAYFKGRGLDLGTFPNPFPTNENLRPLSFQSELIASASADYEEQKNSFHNYLKG